Sequence from the Procambarus clarkii isolate CNS0578487 chromosome 2, FALCON_Pclarkii_2.0, whole genome shotgun sequence genome:
cagctcctgcagacgtgtgacatcaggtacctgtgtaaaaatgtcgtcaacatacctgcagtatattgcaggtttcaagtccatgtcaactaagaccttctgctcgatggtacccatgtagtagttcgcaaacagaacacctaggggagaacccatctacttgcttatacatttgcccatctgggctcaagaagggtgcctttttagtacaagcttggagtagtttccttagaatgttttctggtatgtcaagaggagtacaagccggatcacgatacacattgtccgctatcatcccgattgtttcatccacaggcacgtttgtaaacagtgattctacgtccaacgaggctcttatccctgtggcccgtgttccctgcagtaagtcaacaaattccttggagacttcaggctgaaagcacaaggtacataaggagtcagcaagccgttgagttgcttagccagtctgtacgtgggtgtgggtatctggctgatgattggccaaagtgggtttccaggcttgtggatcttgacatttccatatgcataaccaggtttgtattcgccaataacctttggcaggtggagtccggatttctttctcccaccaccaccaccaagtactcacagtgacccaccaccaccaacaagtactcacagtgacccaccaccaccaacaagtactcacagtgacccaccaacaagtactcacagtgacccaccaccatcaacaagtactcacagtgacccaccaccaccaacaagtactcacagtgacccaccaccaccaccaagaagtactcacagtgacccaccaccaccaccaagaagtactcacagtgacccaccaccaacaagtactcacagtgacccaccaccaccaacaggtactcacagtgacccaccaccaccaccaccaagtactcagtgacccaccaccaccaacaggtactcacagtgacccaccaccaccaccaccaagtactcagtgacccaccaccaccaccaacaagtactcacagtgacccaccaccaccaacaagtactcacagtgacccaccaccaccaacaagtactcacagcgacccaccaccaccaacaagtactcacagtgacccaccaccaccaacaagtactcacagcgacccaccaccaccaacaagtactcacagcgacccaccaccaccaacaagtactcacagtgacccaccaccaccaacaagtactcacagtgacccaccaccaccaccaagtactcacagcgacccaccaccaccaacaagtactcacagtgacccaccaccaccaacaagtactcacagtgacccaccatcaccaacaagtactcacagtgacccaccaccaccaacaagtactcacagtgacccaccaccaacaagtactcacagcgacccaccaccaccaacaagtactcacagtgacccaccaccaacaagtactcacagcgacccaccaccaccaacaagtactcacagtgacccatcaccaccaacaacaaatacTCAGTGACCCATcaccaacaagtactcacagCCACTGTTAACTTGGACGACCTGGTAGTCAGCCGGGTCGTTGAGGGCGTAGCCAGCGATCTTGTAGTAGTAGCCGAAGCCGTCTCGAAGACTCTCTACGACCTTGTCTGCTGCAGCAGAGttgagcaggagcaggaggagcagcaggtggggcatcaccacctgctgccgcctgCCCCGGGTGCCAGTAACCTGCCACGGGTGGCACccagctgccaccacctgccacggGTGGCACccagctgccaccacctgccacggGTGGCACccagctgccaccacctgccacggGTGGCACCCACCTCATCACACCTCACTCCTGCCATGTCTGTCGCCGGTCCTGGCCGTCTCTCTCACCCTAGGCTGTGGCAGGTGGCGACCGGGTTCATGGCCAGTGCGCATGTGCAGACCGGGTTCATGGCCAGTGCGCATGCGCTGACCGGATTCATAGCCAATGCGCATGCCCTGACCGGGTTCATGGCCAGTGCGCATGCGCTGACCGGGTTCATGGCCAGTACGCATGCGCTCACCGGGTTTATGGGCCGTGCGCATGCACTGACCGGGTTCATGGCCTGTGCGCATGCGCTCACCGCTATGATCGTGCACCACACTAGATGTGCAGGCCCttaacattctttggagacagagcctagatactggcgttatcccagaCATATTAAATACAGCAgaaatagcaccactccataaaggagtaaATAAGGCAgggggcaaaaaattacagaccgatagcactaacatcacacatcatgataatctttgaaagagtgctaagaagtaaggtcacaaaatacatggaatcacagcatctccataaccccggacaacatggtttcagaacagggcgctcttgcctgtcacagttgccggATCACTATGACTTGATgacattagatgccatggaagacaaacaatgcgctgatgtaatttacagaaatttcgcaaaagccttcgtcaaatgtgaccatggtgttattgcacataaaatgtgtGCAAAAGGAATtatcggaaaaataggcagatggatctgcaATTTCCTAACTAGCAGAACTCACTGTATAATAGCTAACAAAATAGAATgcggaccatcaaccgtgaagagctcagtccctcagggtactgtgcttgtgcAAGTACTCTTCCTCATTCTCGTATGGgaaatagacaaggacacaaaccatagtactgtatcatcctttgcaggtgACACTGGAATTTTTATGAGTAGACAacgtagaggacacggcaaaccttcaAACTGATGTAAATCAGGCCTTTccctgggctacagaaaatatatatggtatttaatgaggataagtttcagctcctgCGCCattgaaaaaaattaaaatatataaagggaaaccacgtacaaaatgcAACCAAATCAAACTATAGAACGAAATAGCATTGTAAAGGATTTACGTGTactgatgtcggaagaccttacctttaaagaacacaataaagtagccgtcacaactgcaagaaaaatgacaggttggataacaagaacttttcacactagagatgttataccgatgatgatacttttcaagacgctagtgctctctagagtggagtactactgcacaatgacagcccctttcaaagctggagaaattgctgacctggagagcgtgcaaagaacctttactgctagaatccactcagtaaaatatctaatctattgggaccgattaaaatgcctaaacctgtattctcttgagcgcaggtgggagagatacataataatttacacatggaaaatagtagaggggctggtcccaaacctgcacacagaaataacaccacatgagaccagagggcatggcaggatgtgcagaataccctcgttgaagaccagaggtgcaacaggtactctgagagagagaactatcaacatcagaggcccgagactgttcaacacgcttccgctacacataaggggcataactggcagacccctcacagtgttcaagagagaactggataaacaccgccAAGGGATACATGGGGTGTTGACCTTCCAGGGTGAGGAGAGATATGCTTCTGTATCAAAGTTtacagtccctgtgtgtagtggttaagacactcgTATGGCGTTTCGAGAGCGCTTCgtactgggttcgtatcctggccggggaggatatattgggcgtcaatccttaactgtagcctctgtttacccaacagtaaaatgggtacctggtttgttaaatgatttggcgggtcgtattccggggtacATAGGATTCAGGACTTGCCAGAACCACCGCCGAGGCTCCTGTGTGTCGTCACACCCCCGCCGAGGCTCCTGTGTGTCGTCACACCCCCGCCGAGGCTCCTGTGTGTCGTCACACCCCCGCCGAGGCTCCTGTGTGTCGTCACACCCCCGCCGAGGCTCCTGTGTGTCGTCACACCCCCGCCGAGGCTCCTGTGTGTCGTCACACCCCCGCCGAGGCTCCTGTGTGTCGTCACACCCCCGCCGAGGCTCCTGTGTGTCGTCACACCCCCGCCGAGGCTCCTGTGTGTCGTCACACCCCCGCCGAGGCTCCTGTGTGTCGTCACACCCCCGCCGAGGCTCCTGTGTGTCGTCACACCCCCGCCGAGGCTCCTGTGTGTCGTCACACCCCCGCCGAGGCTCCTGTGTGTCGTCACACCCCCGCCGAGGCTCCTGTGTGTCGTCACACCCCCGCCGAGGCTCCTGTGTGTCGTCACACCCCCGCCGAGGCTCCTGTGTGTCGTCACACCCCCGCCGAGGCTCCTGTGTGTCGTCACACCCCCGCCGAGGCTCCTGTGTGTCGTCACACCCCCGCCGAGGCTCCTGTGTGTCGTCACACCCCCGCCGAGGCTCCTGTGTGTCGTCACACCCCCGCCGAGGCTCCTGTGTGTCGTCACACCCCCGCCGAGGCTCCTGTGTGTCGTCACACCCCCGCCGAGGCTCAGGAATTTTCACTTACAAAGTCAACGACCGTGAGTTCTAAAAAATTCATTTAGCACTGATGTTGTTGAGATTGATGGCGAGAGTGAATTGCGCTAATAACGAACACCGGAATGATCCTCGCTCGGTAAATCATGCAATTAGCATTCATTAAACCAACCAATACAGGTTGTGGTAGGCAGCGGGTGGCGCAGGGG
This genomic interval carries:
- the LOC138366231 gene encoding skin secretory protein xP2-like, translated to MESQHLHNPGQHGFRTGRSCLSQLPDHYDLMTLDAMEDKQCADDSGLARTTAEAPVCRHTPAEAPVCRHTPAEAPVCRHTPAEAPVCRHTPAEAPVCRHTPAEAPVCRHTPAEAPVCRHTPAEAPVCRHTPAEAPVCRHTPAEAPVCRHTPAEAPVCRHTPAEAPVCRHTPAEAPVCRHTPAEAPVCRHTPAEAPVCRHTPAEAPVCRHTPAEAPVCRHTPAEAPVCRHTPAEAPVCRHTPAEAPVCRHTPAEAPVCRHTPAEAPVCRHTPAEAQEFSLTKSTTVSSKKFI